One region of Oreochromis aureus strain Israel breed Guangdong linkage group 19, ZZ_aureus, whole genome shotgun sequence genomic DNA includes:
- the LOC116315203 gene encoding kanadaptin isoform X2, which produces MAASPPAADVMDTGDEINSVMDSNERLAPENGEEAGEKDSGKTKPPEPEEPFKKPALFAAPSFTAKRTNVTAPSKPITENKAGGEGKTSEKGQEKDKKSEKDKTKPEAKPRALTTKAPQVGKLPPLPYTEPPWGGTASDTPYALEILKNGTIVDQVPLVDKSYFVVGRLPVCDLSLEHPSISRYHAVIQYRGEAGEDAGCMGEEKGFYIYDLSSTHGTVVNKNKIPPKTYIRVRVGHVLKFGGSTRLFILQGPEFDEEDESELTVTELREKARKQKEELERRMMGDGSDEEKEEKEEDENKGDGRVSSEDSGCSWGMAEEAAPEEDENEENPFSTEFHEDQEAAYLKDPKKALQGFYDREGEELEFEYEDKNHGTWLCRIKLPVDDAMGRQLVAEVTHTGKKKEAAIQCCLEACRMLEARGLLRQEAVSRKRKKKNWEDDDYYDSDDDTFLDRTGTVEKKRQERMKKAGKLEERPETYDSLVAKLAEVEKELAETQKKLSAGKGESLTSSTEDSLEAFMTAVKSDVAMDAVERRKLHVHMADLRKDAQRLRKLVELTRPAQMPSLLPSSEQKLKKTLPMFGAMKGGSKFKLKTGTIGKLPPKRPNLPAELFNMKELPPDGEEEEEEEEEEKAQEEEEAAAEKSEDNDELPGKGIAESGASTSKESSPSENKRDQLKVSEHLKDQSHKQQRRSGESEAAEQVPEHSSNKPAALSSPESKSKSAGKPATDASPKKKKRVMGPGRPPVQLSAQYPQDDPDYSVWMPPAGQTGDGRTHLNDKYGY; this is translated from the exons ATGGCCGCCTCCCCGCCAGCAGCAGACGTGATGGACACAGGCGACGAAATTAACTCTGTAATGGACTCTAATGAGCGCTTGGCCCCAGAAAATGGAGAGGAAGCCGGAGAGAAAGACTCGGGTAAAACTAAACCACCAGAACCGGAGGAGCCTTTCAAGAAACCGGCTCTTTTTGCGGCGCCTAGCTTCACCGCAAAACGCACCAACGTCACTGCTCCGTCCAAACCCATCACAGAAAATAAAGCTGGCGGTGAAGGCAAAACTTCTGAAAAAGGCCaagaaaaggacaaaaagtCCGAAAAGGACAAAACCAAACCAGAAGCTAAACCTCGAGCGCTCACTACTAAAGCCCCCCAAGTTGGCAAATTACCCCCTCTCCCTTACACAGAGCCTCCCTGGGGTGGCACCGCTTCGGATACCCCGTACGCTCTTGAAATCCTAAAAAACGGCACCATAGTGGATCAGGTGCCATTAGTGGACAAGAGCTACTTTGTGGTTGGACGTTTACCTGTGTGCGATCTGTCCCTGGAGCACCCCTCTATCTCCAGGTACCACGCAGTGATTCAATACCGTGGAGAGGCCGGGGAGGACGCGGGCTGCATGGGAGAAGAGAAGGGCTTCTACATCTACGACCTGAGCAGCACGCACGGCACTGTGGTGAACAAGAACAAGATCCCACCGAAAACCTACATCAGAGTCCGCGTGGGGCACGTGTTGAAGTTTGGAGGAAGCACGAGGCTTTTTATCCTGCAG ggtCCAGAGTTTGATGAGGAAGACGAGTCTGAACTAACAGTGACAGAGTTGAGGGAAAAAGCTCGCAAACAGAAGGAAGAGCTGGAGAGGAGGATGATGGGAGATGGTTCTGatgaggaaaaagaagaaaaggaggaggatgAAAACAAGGGCGATGGCAGAGTGTCAAGTGAAGACTCTGGCTGTTCGTGGGGAATGG CTGAAGAAGCAGCTCCAGAGGAAGACGAGAACGAGGAAAACCCCTTTTCAACAGAGTTCCACGAAGACCAGGAAGCAGCCTACCtgaaggaccccaagaaggctTTGCAGGGCTTTTATGACAGAGAAG GGGAGGAGCTGGAGTTTGAGTATGAAGACAAGAACCACGGCACCTGGCTTTGTAGAATAAA gCTGCCGGTGGACGACGCCATGGGCCGTCAGCTGGTTGCAGAGGTGACCcacacaggaaagaagaaagaagctgCCATCCAGTGCTGTCTGGAGGCGTGTCGAATGTTGGAAGCCAGAGGGCTGCTGCGCCAGGAAGCAG TGTCCCGTAAGCGTAAGAAGAAGAACTGGGAAGACGATGACTACTATGACAGCGATGATGACACCTTCCTGGATAGAACCGGCACAGTGGAGAAGAAAAGGCAGGAACGAATGAAGAAAGCGGGAAAGCTCGAGGAGCGGCCTGAGACCTATGACTCACTG GTGGCCAAACTGGCAGAGGTGGAGAAGGAGTTGGCAGAGACTCAGAAAAAGCTCAGTGCTGGAAAAGGAG AGTCTTTGACGTCATCGACTGAGGACTCGCTGGAGGCCTTCATGACTGCGGTGAAAAGCGATGTAGCGATGGACGCGGTGGAGCGCAGGAAGCTTCACGTGCACATGGCCGACTTGCGGAAAGATGCTCAGAGGCTCCGCAAACTGGTTGAACTCACGAGGCCAGCGCAGATGCCCTCCTTGCTGCCCAG CTCGGAGCAGAAGTTGAAAAAGACCCTGCCGATGTTTGGAGCCATGAAGGGAGGGAGCAAATTCAAACTGAAAACTGGGACTATCGGG AAGTTGCCTCCTAAGCGGCCTAACCTGCCTGCTGAGCTCTTCAACATGAAAGAACTTCCACCTGAtggggaagaagaggaggaggaggaagaagaagaaaaagcacaagaagaagaggaggcagcGGCAGAGAAAAGTGAGGATAATGATGAACTACCTGGTAAAGGTATTGCTGAGTCCGGCGCATCGACATCTAAAGAATCGTCTCCCTCTGAGAATAAAAGAGATCAACTCAAAGTCTCAGAACACCTGAAag ATCAAAGCCACAAACAGCAGAGGAGGAGCGGGGAGTCTGAAGCAGCGGAGCAGGTTCCCGAGCATAGCAGCAACAAGCCAGCGGCCCTTTCGAGTCCAG AGTCCAAATCCAAAAGTGCCGGCAAGCCAGCGACAGATGCCAGCcccaagaaaaagaagagagtaATGGGCCCCGGCAGG CCTCCTGTGCAGCTGTCAGCACAGTATCCACAAGACGACCCCGATTAttctgtgtggatgcctcctGCAG GTCAGACTGGAGATGGGCGCACACACCTAAATGACAAGTATGGCTACTGA
- the LOC116315203 gene encoding kanadaptin isoform X1, with translation MAASPPAADVMDTGDEINSVMDSNERLAPENGEEAGEKDSGKTKPPEPEEPFKKPALFAAPSFTAKRTNVTAPSKPITENKAGGEGKTSEKGQEKDKKSEKDKTKPEAKPRALTTKAPQVGKLPPLPYTEPPWGGTASDTPYALEILKNGTIVDQVPLVDKSYFVVGRLPVCDLSLEHPSISRYHAVIQYRGEAGEDAGCMGEEKGFYIYDLSSTHGTVVNKNKIPPKTYIRVRVGHVLKFGGSTRLFILQGPEFDEEDESELTVTELREKARKQKEELERRMMGDGSDEEKEEKEEDENKGDGRVSSEDSGCSWGMAEEAAPEEDENEENPFSTEFHEDQEAAYLKDPKKALQGFYDREGEELEFEYEDKNHGTWLCRIKLPVDDAMGRQLVAEVTHTGKKKEAAIQCCLEACRMLEARGLLRQEAVSRKRKKKNWEDDDYYDSDDDTFLDRTGTVEKKRQERMKKAGKLEERPETYDSLVAKLAEVEKELAETQKKLSAGKGESLTSSTEDSLEAFMTAVKSDVAMDAVERRKLHVHMADLRKDAQRLRKLVELTRPAQMPSLLPSSEQKLKKTLPMFGAMKGGSKFKLKTGTIGKLPPKRPNLPAELFNMKELPPDGEEEEEEEEEEKAQEEEEAAAEKSEDNDELPGKGIAESGASTSKESSPSENKRDQLKVSEHLKDQSHKQQRRSGESEAAEQVPEHSSNKPAALSSPESKSKSAGKPATDASPKKKKRVMGPGRPPVQLSAQYPQDDPDYSVWMPPADNTCSTKSPVSFAMTINPLQPNPTPNPTQKAVTERDGLRQ, from the exons ATGGCCGCCTCCCCGCCAGCAGCAGACGTGATGGACACAGGCGACGAAATTAACTCTGTAATGGACTCTAATGAGCGCTTGGCCCCAGAAAATGGAGAGGAAGCCGGAGAGAAAGACTCGGGTAAAACTAAACCACCAGAACCGGAGGAGCCTTTCAAGAAACCGGCTCTTTTTGCGGCGCCTAGCTTCACCGCAAAACGCACCAACGTCACTGCTCCGTCCAAACCCATCACAGAAAATAAAGCTGGCGGTGAAGGCAAAACTTCTGAAAAAGGCCaagaaaaggacaaaaagtCCGAAAAGGACAAAACCAAACCAGAAGCTAAACCTCGAGCGCTCACTACTAAAGCCCCCCAAGTTGGCAAATTACCCCCTCTCCCTTACACAGAGCCTCCCTGGGGTGGCACCGCTTCGGATACCCCGTACGCTCTTGAAATCCTAAAAAACGGCACCATAGTGGATCAGGTGCCATTAGTGGACAAGAGCTACTTTGTGGTTGGACGTTTACCTGTGTGCGATCTGTCCCTGGAGCACCCCTCTATCTCCAGGTACCACGCAGTGATTCAATACCGTGGAGAGGCCGGGGAGGACGCGGGCTGCATGGGAGAAGAGAAGGGCTTCTACATCTACGACCTGAGCAGCACGCACGGCACTGTGGTGAACAAGAACAAGATCCCACCGAAAACCTACATCAGAGTCCGCGTGGGGCACGTGTTGAAGTTTGGAGGAAGCACGAGGCTTTTTATCCTGCAG ggtCCAGAGTTTGATGAGGAAGACGAGTCTGAACTAACAGTGACAGAGTTGAGGGAAAAAGCTCGCAAACAGAAGGAAGAGCTGGAGAGGAGGATGATGGGAGATGGTTCTGatgaggaaaaagaagaaaaggaggaggatgAAAACAAGGGCGATGGCAGAGTGTCAAGTGAAGACTCTGGCTGTTCGTGGGGAATGG CTGAAGAAGCAGCTCCAGAGGAAGACGAGAACGAGGAAAACCCCTTTTCAACAGAGTTCCACGAAGACCAGGAAGCAGCCTACCtgaaggaccccaagaaggctTTGCAGGGCTTTTATGACAGAGAAG GGGAGGAGCTGGAGTTTGAGTATGAAGACAAGAACCACGGCACCTGGCTTTGTAGAATAAA gCTGCCGGTGGACGACGCCATGGGCCGTCAGCTGGTTGCAGAGGTGACCcacacaggaaagaagaaagaagctgCCATCCAGTGCTGTCTGGAGGCGTGTCGAATGTTGGAAGCCAGAGGGCTGCTGCGCCAGGAAGCAG TGTCCCGTAAGCGTAAGAAGAAGAACTGGGAAGACGATGACTACTATGACAGCGATGATGACACCTTCCTGGATAGAACCGGCACAGTGGAGAAGAAAAGGCAGGAACGAATGAAGAAAGCGGGAAAGCTCGAGGAGCGGCCTGAGACCTATGACTCACTG GTGGCCAAACTGGCAGAGGTGGAGAAGGAGTTGGCAGAGACTCAGAAAAAGCTCAGTGCTGGAAAAGGAG AGTCTTTGACGTCATCGACTGAGGACTCGCTGGAGGCCTTCATGACTGCGGTGAAAAGCGATGTAGCGATGGACGCGGTGGAGCGCAGGAAGCTTCACGTGCACATGGCCGACTTGCGGAAAGATGCTCAGAGGCTCCGCAAACTGGTTGAACTCACGAGGCCAGCGCAGATGCCCTCCTTGCTGCCCAG CTCGGAGCAGAAGTTGAAAAAGACCCTGCCGATGTTTGGAGCCATGAAGGGAGGGAGCAAATTCAAACTGAAAACTGGGACTATCGGG AAGTTGCCTCCTAAGCGGCCTAACCTGCCTGCTGAGCTCTTCAACATGAAAGAACTTCCACCTGAtggggaagaagaggaggaggaggaagaagaagaaaaagcacaagaagaagaggaggcagcGGCAGAGAAAAGTGAGGATAATGATGAACTACCTGGTAAAGGTATTGCTGAGTCCGGCGCATCGACATCTAAAGAATCGTCTCCCTCTGAGAATAAAAGAGATCAACTCAAAGTCTCAGAACACCTGAAag ATCAAAGCCACAAACAGCAGAGGAGGAGCGGGGAGTCTGAAGCAGCGGAGCAGGTTCCCGAGCATAGCAGCAACAAGCCAGCGGCCCTTTCGAGTCCAG AGTCCAAATCCAAAAGTGCCGGCAAGCCAGCGACAGATGCCAGCcccaagaaaaagaagagagtaATGGGCCCCGGCAGG CCTCCTGTGCAGCTGTCAGCACAGTATCCACAAGACGACCCCGATTAttctgtgtggatgcctcctGCAG ATAATACCTGCAGTACAAAGTCTCCAGTCTCCTTTGCCATGACCATTAACCCCCTCCAGCCCAACCCAACCCCCAACCCAACACAGAAGGCTGTAACAGAGCGGGACGGGCTGAGACAGTAA